In a single window of the Bacillus clarus genome:
- the aroA gene encoding 3-phosphoshikimate 1-carboxyvinyltransferase, translating into MKEQTIQPINNGLTGTITIPGDKSISHRAVMFGAIAEGKTTIKGFLPGADCLSTISCFKEMGVDITQNGDEVTVIGKGLEGLQEPKQVLDVGNSGTTIRLMSGILANTSFLSCIQGDSSIGKRPMKRVTNPLKQMGAKIDGREEGTFTPLTIRGGELKAIEYTSPVASAQVKSAILLAGLRADGVTAVTEPHISRDHTERMLEAFGITVTREGKTVKLAGGQQLKGTDIQVPGDVSSAAFFLVAGAIIPNSKLVLQNVGMNPTRTGIIDVLTKMAATFTVQPINEEASEPAANITIETSSLQGIEIGGDIIPRLIDEIPIIALAATQAEGVTVIKDAHELKVKETNRIDTVVAELTKMGAHIEATDDGMIIYGKSKLKGNTVHSHGDHRIGMMLAIAGCLAEGKTVIEDAEAVGVSYPTFFEELQKLAE; encoded by the coding sequence GTGAAAGAACAAACAATACAACCTATAAATAACGGATTGACAGGAACGATTACAATCCCTGGCGATAAATCGATTTCGCATCGCGCTGTCATGTTTGGCGCGATTGCAGAGGGGAAAACAACAATTAAAGGCTTTCTACCAGGTGCCGATTGTTTAAGTACAATTTCTTGCTTTAAAGAAATGGGAGTAGACATTACGCAAAATGGTGATGAAGTAACTGTAATCGGAAAAGGATTAGAAGGTTTACAAGAACCAAAACAAGTATTAGACGTTGGTAATTCTGGTACGACGATACGTTTAATGTCAGGGATACTGGCAAACACATCATTCCTTTCTTGTATACAAGGGGATTCATCCATTGGGAAAAGGCCAATGAAACGTGTAACAAATCCACTGAAGCAAATGGGTGCAAAAATTGATGGCAGAGAGGAAGGAACGTTCACGCCACTTACAATACGAGGCGGAGAGTTAAAAGCCATTGAATATACTTCACCTGTAGCAAGTGCGCAAGTGAAATCCGCTATTTTACTTGCAGGTCTTCGTGCAGATGGTGTAACAGCTGTTACAGAACCACATATTTCACGAGACCATACGGAAAGAATGCTTGAGGCGTTTGGCATTACAGTTACTCGTGAAGGAAAAACAGTGAAACTAGCTGGTGGGCAACAGTTAAAAGGAACGGATATTCAAGTTCCAGGCGATGTATCTTCAGCGGCATTTTTCTTAGTAGCAGGAGCAATTATCCCAAATAGTAAGCTTGTATTACAAAATGTAGGGATGAATCCGACTCGTACAGGCATTATAGATGTACTTACAAAGATGGCTGCTACATTCACTGTACAGCCAATTAACGAAGAAGCATCAGAGCCAGCTGCAAACATTACAATTGAAACATCTTCACTTCAAGGGATTGAAATTGGCGGAGATATCATTCCAAGACTGATTGATGAAATTCCAATTATCGCTTTAGCTGCAACACAAGCAGAAGGTGTTACAGTTATTAAAGATGCACATGAGTTAAAAGTGAAAGAAACGAATCGTATTGATACAGTTGTTGCAGAATTAACGAAGATGGGTGCTCATATCGAAGCAACAGATGATGGGATGATTATTTACGGTAAATCTAAGTTAAAAGGAAATACAGTACATAGTCATGGGGATCATCGTATTGGGATGATGCTTGCGATTGCTGGTTGTTTAGCTGAAGGCAAAACAGTTATTGAAGATGCAGAAGCAGTAGGAGTATCATACCCTACATTTTTTGAAGAGCTTCAAAAATTAGCTGAATAA
- the tyrA gene encoding prephenate dehydrogenase, with protein sequence MCRKVVLIGTGLIGGSLALAIKREHGVSITGYDIYKEQVERAKELHVVDEIAIDLQTACEEAELIIFASPVEETKKLLRQLASFHLREDVIVTDVGSTKGTIMNEAEAILSKKVSFIGGHPMAGSHKTGVESAKAHLFENAFYILTPMKHVMDERVEELKEWLKGTGSHFLVLNTEEHDYVTGIVSHFPHLIAAGLVKQVEKHAGDNPLIHQLAAGGFKDITRIASSSPKMWSDIVKQNRGHLLELLEEWISEMEELYKTVSKGDAGEIQSYFADAKEYRDSLPVRKRGAIPAYHDLYVDVLDKVGALAHITSILAQEEISITNLQILEAREGLLGVLRISFQREEDRMKAKIALAKEDYQTYETI encoded by the coding sequence ATGTGTAGAAAAGTTGTATTAATTGGTACAGGATTAATAGGAGGCTCTCTCGCATTAGCAATTAAAAGAGAACACGGTGTAAGTATAACTGGTTATGACATTTACAAAGAACAAGTAGAACGTGCAAAAGAACTACATGTAGTTGATGAGATTGCGATAGATTTACAAACAGCTTGTGAAGAGGCGGAATTAATCATTTTTGCCTCTCCAGTTGAAGAAACAAAAAAATTATTGCGTCAGCTCGCATCATTTCATTTACGTGAAGATGTAATCGTTACAGATGTAGGGAGTACGAAAGGAACAATCATGAATGAAGCGGAAGCTATATTATCAAAGAAAGTTTCTTTTATCGGAGGACATCCGATGGCAGGCTCTCATAAAACTGGAGTCGAAAGTGCGAAGGCGCATTTGTTTGAAAATGCATTTTACATCTTAACACCGATGAAACACGTAATGGACGAGCGAGTAGAAGAACTAAAAGAATGGTTAAAAGGAACAGGTTCTCATTTTCTCGTATTAAATACGGAAGAACATGATTATGTAACAGGTATTGTAAGTCATTTTCCGCACCTTATAGCAGCAGGACTAGTGAAGCAAGTTGAGAAACATGCAGGAGATAATCCATTAATCCATCAACTAGCTGCAGGTGGCTTTAAAGATATTACACGTATTGCATCAAGTAGTCCAAAAATGTGGAGTGATATTGTAAAACAAAATCGCGGGCATTTATTGGAACTATTAGAAGAATGGATCTCAGAAATGGAAGAACTATATAAGACGGTTTCCAAAGGAGATGCAGGAGAAATACAAAGCTATTTTGCAGATGCGAAAGAATACCGTGACTCTTTACCAGTTCGGAAAAGAGGAGCAATTCCGGCCTATCACGACTTATACGTCGATGTTTTAGATAAAGTCGGGGCATTAGCTCATATTACGAGTATTCTTGCACAAGAAGAAATTAGTATTACGAATTTGCAAATATTAGAAGCGCGAGAAGGATTGCTTGGAGTGTTACGAATTAGTTTCCAAAGGGAAGAAGATCGTATGAAGGCAAAAATCGCGCTAGCAAAAGAAGACTACCAAACGTATGAAACGATTTAA
- the hisC gene encoding histidinol-phosphate transaminase produces MRVKDQLSSLQPYKPGKSPEQMKEVYGDHSFVKLASNENPFGCSPRIMEELQKSWQEHALYPDGGAAELRQMIAEKLQVQMEQVICGSGLDEVIQMISRTVLRAGDNIVTAGATFPQYRHHAIIEGCEVKEIPLNNGVYDLDEISTAIDDHTKIVWICNPNNPTGTYIDERKLNQFIAGISEETLIVIDEAYYEYVTAEDFPETIPLLNKHKNLLILRTFSKAYGLASFRIGYAVGREELIEKLNVVRLPFNVSSLAQKAATIAWNDQAFIEEIVRVNEEGLQQYESFCKENEIPFYPSQTNFIFLPVEDAGEIYEICAHAGFIIRPFPNGVRITIGTREQNEGVISVLKQHFINRKHKSRDEANV; encoded by the coding sequence ATGAGAGTAAAAGACCAACTATCATCTTTACAACCGTATAAACCAGGTAAATCACCAGAGCAAATGAAAGAGGTATATGGAGATCATTCATTTGTGAAATTAGCATCGAACGAAAATCCATTCGGTTGTTCGCCGCGCATTATGGAAGAATTACAAAAATCTTGGCAGGAACACGCCCTATATCCGGACGGAGGGGCGGCGGAACTCCGCCAAATGATTGCAGAGAAACTACAAGTTCAAATGGAACAAGTGATTTGCGGAAGTGGATTAGATGAAGTTATTCAAATGATAAGCCGTACAGTGCTCCGAGCGGGAGATAATATTGTAACAGCTGGAGCGACATTCCCTCAATATCGTCATCATGCGATTATTGAAGGATGTGAAGTGAAAGAAATCCCACTAAATAATGGCGTATATGATTTAGATGAAATCTCTACAGCAATTGATGATCATACAAAAATTGTTTGGATTTGTAACCCGAACAATCCGACAGGCACATATATTGATGAGCGAAAATTAAATCAATTTATTGCTGGAATTAGTGAAGAAACGTTAATTGTCATCGATGAAGCGTATTATGAATATGTAACAGCGGAAGACTTCCCAGAAACAATACCGCTTTTGAACAAGCATAAAAATCTGCTTATACTTCGAACATTTTCGAAAGCATACGGCTTAGCTTCATTCCGTATAGGTTATGCAGTTGGACGAGAAGAACTAATTGAGAAATTAAATGTCGTTCGCCTGCCGTTTAATGTATCTTCATTAGCGCAAAAAGCAGCAACGATCGCTTGGAACGATCAAGCATTTATTGAAGAAATAGTACGTGTAAATGAAGAGGGATTACAACAATATGAAAGTTTTTGTAAAGAAAACGAGATCCCGTTTTATCCATCTCAAACAAACTTTATCTTTTTACCAGTAGAGGATGCTGGGGAAATTTATGAAATTTGTGCGCACGCTGGCTTTATTATTCGTCCGTTCCCAAATGGCGTCCGCATTACAATCGGAACGAGGGAACAAAATGAGGGAGTGATTTCAGTGTTAAAACAACACTTTATAAATAGAAAACATAAGTCTCGAGATGAGGCAAATGTGTAG
- the aroC gene encoding chorismate synthase: MRYITAGESHGPQLTVILEGVPAGLSLTAEHINKELLRRQKGHGRGRRMQIETDTVEIVSGVRHGMTLGSPITLIVKNDDFKHWTKVMGADPISEQESKEMKRTITKPRPGHADLNGAIKYGHRDIRNVLERSSARETTVRVAAGAIAKQILKELGVDIAGHVLEIGGIKANHIGQLPIEEIQTITENSPVRCLDKEVEQKMMDLIDNAKSSGDSIGGIVEVIAEGMPIGVGSYVHYDRKLDAKLAGAIMSINAFKGAEIGIGFEAARQPGSSVHDEITWDEDKGYGRKTNNAGGLEGGMTTGMPIVVRGVMKPIPTLYKPLASVDIDTKESFQASIERSDSCAVPAASVVAEAVVAWELADALVEQFGKDRMELIEQNIIQHNKYAKEF, encoded by the coding sequence ATGAGATATATTACAGCCGGAGAATCACATGGTCCACAGTTAACTGTTATTTTAGAAGGTGTGCCAGCAGGATTATCGTTAACAGCGGAACATATTAATAAGGAATTATTAAGAAGACAAAAAGGGCACGGGCGTGGAAGACGCATGCAAATTGAAACAGATACAGTAGAGATTGTAAGTGGTGTGCGTCACGGAATGACACTCGGCTCACCAATTACGTTAATCGTTAAAAATGATGATTTCAAACATTGGACGAAAGTAATGGGGGCAGATCCAATTTCAGAGCAAGAAAGTAAAGAAATGAAACGTACCATTACAAAACCACGTCCAGGGCACGCTGATTTAAATGGTGCAATTAAATATGGTCATCGTGATATAAGAAACGTATTAGAGCGCTCTTCTGCAAGAGAAACGACAGTTCGCGTAGCTGCTGGTGCTATAGCAAAACAAATTTTAAAAGAATTAGGTGTGGATATTGCAGGACATGTTCTTGAAATTGGCGGTATTAAAGCAAATCATATCGGACAATTACCGATAGAAGAAATTCAAACAATTACAGAAAACTCACCTGTTCGTTGTTTAGATAAAGAAGTAGAACAAAAAATGATGGATTTAATTGATAACGCAAAGAGTAGCGGAGATTCAATAGGCGGAATTGTAGAAGTCATTGCAGAAGGTATGCCAATTGGAGTTGGAAGCTATGTTCATTACGACCGTAAATTAGATGCAAAACTTGCCGGTGCGATTATGAGTATTAATGCATTTAAAGGCGCTGAAATTGGAATTGGCTTTGAAGCTGCAAGACAGCCAGGAAGCTCGGTACATGACGAAATTACTTGGGATGAAGATAAAGGATATGGGAGAAAAACAAATAACGCAGGTGGTTTAGAAGGCGGAATGACAACGGGAATGCCGATTGTTGTACGAGGCGTTATGAAGCCGATCCCTACCCTTTATAAACCGTTAGCAAGCGTAGATATTGATACGAAAGAATCGTTCCAAGCAAGCATCGAACGATCTGATAGTTGTGCAGTTCCAGCTGCAAGTGTTGTAGCAGAAGCTGTTGTAGCATGGGAACTTGCAGATGCATTGGTTGAACAATTCGGTAAAGATCGTATGGAATTAATTGAGCAAAATATTATACAGCATAACAAATACGCAAAAGAATTTTAA
- a CDS encoding bifunctional 3-deoxy-7-phosphoheptulonate synthase/chorismate mutase, protein MANHELEQLRKQVDEINLQLLELLNERGKIVQKIGEQKQVQGTKRFDPVREREVLDMLAEHNEGPFETSTIQHIFKTIFKASLELQEDDNRKALLVSRKKKKENTIVDVKGELLGNGTQTFIMGPCAVESLEQVRQVGQAMKAQGLKLMRGGAFKPRTSPYDFQGLGVEGLQILRQVADEFDLAIISEILNPNDVEMALDYVDVIQVGARNMQNFDLLRAVGKVNKPVLLKRGLAATIDEFINAAEYIIAQGNDQIILCERGIRTYERATRNTLDISAVPILKKETHLPVVVDVTHSTGRRDLLLPTAKAALAIGADAVMAEVHPDPAVALSDSAQQMDIPEFHKFMEELKGFKNKLS, encoded by the coding sequence ATGGCAAACCATGAATTAGAACAATTACGTAAACAGGTGGACGAAATCAATTTACAACTATTAGAACTTTTAAATGAACGAGGTAAGATTGTTCAAAAAATCGGAGAACAAAAGCAAGTGCAAGGTACGAAACGCTTTGATCCAGTACGTGAGCGTGAAGTACTAGATATGCTTGCAGAGCATAACGAAGGACCATTTGAAACATCTACAATTCAGCACATTTTCAAAACAATCTTCAAAGCGAGCTTAGAATTGCAAGAAGATGATAATCGTAAAGCGTTACTTGTTTCACGTAAAAAGAAAAAAGAAAATACAATTGTTGATGTAAAAGGTGAATTGTTAGGCAACGGAACACAAACATTCATCATGGGACCTTGTGCTGTAGAAAGCTTAGAGCAAGTTCGCCAAGTAGGGCAAGCGATGAAAGCACAAGGATTAAAACTAATGCGCGGCGGTGCTTTCAAACCGAGAACATCTCCATATGATTTCCAAGGTTTAGGAGTTGAAGGTTTACAAATTTTACGTCAAGTGGCTGATGAATTCGATTTAGCGATTATTAGTGAAATTTTAAATCCGAATGATGTGGAAATGGCTCTTGATTACGTTGATGTAATCCAAGTTGGAGCACGTAATATGCAAAACTTCGATTTACTAAGAGCAGTAGGTAAAGTAAATAAACCAGTATTATTAAAACGTGGTTTAGCAGCAACAATTGATGAGTTCATTAACGCAGCGGAATACATTATTGCACAAGGAAATGACCAAATCATATTATGTGAGCGTGGTATCCGCACATACGAGAGAGCGACGCGTAACACGTTAGATATTTCAGCAGTACCGATTTTAAAGAAAGAAACACATTTACCAGTTGTTGTTGACGTAACACATTCAACTGGCCGCAGAGACTTATTATTACCAACAGCGAAAGCGGCATTAGCAATTGGAGCAGATGCAGTAATGGCAGAAGTACATCCAGATCCAGCAGTTGCATTATCTGATTCTGCACAACAAATGGATATTCCAGAGTTCCATAAATTCATGGAAGAGTTAAAAGGATTCAAAAACAAATTATCTTAA
- a CDS encoding YndM family protein, with translation MNDITVVLIKFISCIIAFSIGLALFFPATLVQIISFSLFVTIVSYMFVDKIILNRIGNSAAIMTDFLLTYLSVWIFGNILLDNYMQIAWGSILSAIVFTLSEVFVHRFSHSREHRNNDNIHINRRFAYGTEFAEEQNVLDKDKKK, from the coding sequence TTGAACGATATTACTGTAGTGCTTATCAAATTTATATCGTGTATCATTGCTTTTAGTATTGGACTTGCTTTATTTTTCCCTGCAACGCTTGTTCAAATTATTTCCTTCAGTCTCTTTGTAACAATTGTATCTTATATGTTTGTTGATAAAATTATTTTGAATCGAATTGGCAACTCTGCTGCCATCATGACAGATTTTTTATTAACGTATTTAAGCGTGTGGATTTTCGGTAACATTTTATTAGACAACTACATGCAAATCGCATGGGGAAGTATCCTTTCTGCTATCGTCTTTACATTATCAGAAGTATTTGTTCATCGCTTTTCTCACTCGCGCGAACATCGTAACAACGATAATATTCATATTAATCGTCGATTTGCATATGGCACTGAATTTGCAGAAGAACAAAACGTACTGGATAAAGATAAGAAAAAATAA